One Brassica napus cultivar Da-Ae chromosome A1, Da-Ae, whole genome shotgun sequence genomic region harbors:
- the LOC106398620 gene encoding 26S proteasome regulatory subunit 4 homolog A: MGQGPSGGLNRQGDKKPDGGDKKEKKFEPAAPPSRVGRKQRRQKGPEAAARLPTVTPSTKCKLRLLKMERIKDYLLMEEEFVANQERLKPQEEKAEEDRSKVDDLRGTPMSVGNLEELIDENHAIVSSSVGPEYYVGILSFVDKDQLEPGCSILMHNKVLSVVGILQDEVDPMVSVMKVEKAPLESYADIGGLEAQIQEIKEAVELPLTHPELYEDIGIKPPKGVILYGEPGTGKTLLAKAVANSTSATFLRVVGSELIQKYLGDGPKLVRELFRVADDLSPSIVFIDEIDAVGTKRYDANSGGEREIQRTMLELLNQLDGFDSRGDVKVILATNRIESLDPALLRPGRIDRKIEFPLPDIKTRRRIFQIHTSKMTLSEDVNLEEFVMTKDEFSGADIKAICTEAGLLALRERRMKVTHPDFKKAKEKVMFKKKEGVPEGLYM; the protein is encoded by the exons atgggtCAAGGACCATCCGGAGGTTTGAATCGCCAAGGAGACAAGAAGCCCGATGGCGGCgacaagaaagagaagaagttcGAGCCGGCGGCGCCACCGTCCCGCGTCGGGAGGAAGCAGCGTCGCCAAAAAGGACCCGAGGCGGCGGCGCGGCTCCCGACGGTGACGCCTTCCACCAAGTGCAAGCTCAGGCTGCTGAAGATGGAGCGGATCAAGGATTACCTCCTGATGGAGGAAGAATTCGTGGCGAATCAGGAGAGGCTGAAGCCTCAGGAGGAGAAGGCCGAGGAAGATAGATCTAAGGTCGATGATCTTCGTGGGACGCCGATGAGCGTCGGGAACCTCGAGGAGCTGATAGATGAGAATCACGCAATCGTTTCGTCTTCCGTGGGGCCTGAGTATTACGTTGGGATCTTGTCCTTCGTTGATAAAGATCAGCTCGAGCCTGGTTGCTCGATCTTGATGCATAATAAG GTTCTGTCTGTTGTTGGGATACTGCAAGATGAAGTGGATCCGATGGTGTCTGTGATGAAAGTTGAGAAGGCGCCTTTGGAGTCGTATGCTGATATTGGAGGGTTAGAAGCTCAGATTCAGGAGATTAAGGAGGCTGTTGAGTTGCCTTTGACTCATCCTGAGTTGTATGAGGATATTGGGATTAAGCCGCCCAAGGGTGTGATTTTGTATGGTGAGCCAGGAACTGGGAAGACTCTGCTTGCTAAG gCGGTGGCGAACTCTACATCAGCTACTTTCTTGAGAGTTGTTGGTAGTGAACTGATTCAGAAGTATCTGGGAGATGGTCCCAAGCTTGTGAGGGAGCTTTTCAGAGTTGCTGATGACCTTTCACCATCAATCGTCTTCATTGACGAGATTGATGCTGTCGGTACCAAGCG GTATGATGCTAACTCAGGAGGTGAGCGTGAGATCCAAAGAACTATGTTGGAACTTCTGAACCAGCTTGATGGGTTTGATTCAAGAGGAGATGTTAAAGTCATCCTTGCTACAAACAGAATCGAGAGTCTTGACCCAGCACTTCTTCGACCTGGACGTATTGATAGGAAGATCGAGTTCCCACTTCCAGATATCAAAACGAGAAGACGCATCTTCCAG ATACACACATCGAAGATGACTCTGTCGGAAGATGTAAACTTGGAAGAGTTTGTGATGACAAAAGACGAGTTCTCAGGAGCTGATATCAAAGCTATTTGCACTGAGGCTGGTCTGCTTGCGCTCAGGGAGCGTCGTATGAAG GTGACGCATCCGGATTTCAAGAAAGCCAAGGAAAAGGTTATGTTCAAGAAGAAAGAAGGCGTCCCTGAAGGCCTTTACATGTAA
- the LOC106372512 gene encoding S-protein homolog 74-like translates to MFTRNKSMNNIKQFLLAIFIYLVLSCHDRVLASSTTTRDIIVPKISDWQITVVNGLITSETLFVHCKSKDDDLGEQNLHLGDRFSWTFGENMLHSTLFWCYLSKDDGHMNVKVFWDDVILFHRCGWEKCVWTAKTDGLYLWNSAIGEGLLLEKWETGW, encoded by the coding sequence ATGTTTACTAGAAACAAAAGCATGAACAACATCAAACAGTTTCTCTTAgccatttttatttatcttgttttatcatgTCATGATCGTGTATTAGCAAGCAGCACGACCACCAGAGACATCATAGTCCCGAAGATTTCTGACTGGCAAATCACGGTGGTCAACGGTTTAATCACCAGTGAAACTCTCTTCGTCCATTGTAAATCTAAAGACGACGACTTAGGCGAACAAAATCTGCATCTGGGAGATAGATTTTCTTGGACTTTTGGAGAAAATATGCTTCACTCAACGTTATTTTGGTGCTACTTGAGTAAAGATGATGGTCATATGAATGTGAAAGTGTTTTGGGATGATGTAATTTTGTTTCATAGATGCGGTTGGGAAAAATGCGTTTGGACCGCTAAAACTGATGGGCTTTATCTTTGGAACTCTGCTATTGGTGAAGGCTTATTACTAGAGAAATGGGAAACTGGGTGGTGA
- the LOC111200025 gene encoding S-protein homolog 21, with translation MGKYLLIFFVILISFDSINSLMPPLFRKFNVEIVNKLGFNKKLKVHCKSGSHDFPITYLNIGESFQFKFTILLTTLYWCNLWQGPNYKHHVVFDAFLPDKDFIDGTCTGMHPNVCMWIAREDGVYVLNKKFHGEYFMYKWDAPTRNTSEVVPASEYEFDHV, from the exons ATGGGAAaatatttactaattttttttgttatcctcATTTCCTTTGATTCTATAAACTCGTTGATGCCTCCTCTTTTCAGAAAATTCAATGTTGAAATCGTAAACAAGTTAGGGTTTAACAAGAAACTCAAGGTTCATTGCAAGAGCGGAAGTCATGATTTTCCGATTACGTATCTTAATATCGGCgaaagttttcaatttaaatttacaaTCCTCCTAACTACTCTATATTGGTGCAATTTGTGGCAG GGCCCAAATTACAAACACCACGTGGTTTTTGATGCGTTTCTTCCGGACAAAGATTTTATAGATGGTACATGTACTGGAATGCACCCTAATGTATGTATGTGGATCGCAAGGGAAGATGGAGTCTATGTCCTCAACAAGAAATTTCATGGAGAATATTTCATGTATAAATGGGATGCTCCCACAAGAAACACTTCAGAGGTTGTACCTGCGAGTGAATATGAATTTGatcatgtataa
- the LOC106399043 gene encoding auxin-responsive protein IAA27: protein MSESVAAEHDYIGLSMEASQMSDNKTKTRDNNNNKNDDVLNFKATELRLGLPGSESPERVDQRFLPLKSSCPVSGAKRVFSDAINGSTKWVFSPGSATDVKDIKPAVPVKEKKSSAAAAPPASKAQVVGWPPIRSFRKNTMASSQSQKQGGGDNNNSETDGEAKSGAEPCLYVKVSMEGAPYLRKIDLKTYKSYVELSSALEEMFSCFTIGQFGSHGGCGRDGLNESRLTDLLRGSEYVVTYEDKDSDWMLVGDVPWEMFICSCKKLRIMKSSEAIGLAPRVMEKCRSRN from the exons ATGTCTGAATCCGTAGCAGCAGAGCATGATTACATAGGTTTGTCCATGGAAGCATCACAAATGTCTGacaacaaaaccaaaaccagagacaacaacaacaacaaaaacgacGACGTTCTGAATTTCAAAGCAACCGAGTTAAGACTCGGTTTACCCGGTTCTGAGTCACCGGAGCGAGTTGACCAGCGGTTCTTGCCTCTCAAGAGCTCATGTCCAGTGTCAGGTGCCAAAAGGGTGTTTTCCGACGCCATTAACGGGTCTACCAAATGGGTCTTCTCTCCTGGATCCGCTACTGATGTCAAAGACATTAAACCGGCAGTTCCGGTTAAGGAGAAGAAGAGCTCTGCTGCAGCAGCACCTCCAGCTTCCAa GGCACAAGTTGTGGGTTGGCCACCGATTAGATCATTCAGGAAGAACACAATGGCTTCTTCTCAATCTCAGAAACAAGGTGGTGGTGATAATAATAACTCAGAGACTGATGGAGAAGCAAAGTCTGGAGCTGAGCCTTGCTTGTATGTTAAAGTGAGCATGGAAGGTGCTCCTTACTTGAGGAAAATCGATCTCAAGACTTACAAGAGCTACGTTGAGCTCTCTTCTGCTCTTGAGGAGATGTTCAGCTGCTTCACTATTG GTCAGTTTGGGTCTCACGGAGGGTGTGGCCGAGATGGGTTAAACGAGAGTCGCTTGACCGATCTCTTGCGTGGTTCTGAGTATGTTGTTACCTATGAAGACAAAGACAGTGACTGGATGTTGGTTGGTGATGTCCCTTGGGA AATGTTTATATGCTCCTGCAAGAAGCTGAGGATCATGAAGAGCTCTGAGGCTATAGGCTTAG CTCCAAGGGTGATGGAGAAATGCAGAAGCCGGAACTAG
- the LOC106398818 gene encoding aspartate--tRNA ligase 1, cytoplasmic-like — translation MSSSNEEKMSKKAAKKRAAKLEKLSRKHEREEATSSSSSLPLEEEDESFSSNYGDVTPKSAAGRCWREAVEGKELTDVSNLVEEIVGSEVSIRGRVHNHRLVGKKLFVILRQSVSSVQCVVEEARVGTSMFKFVRQLSHESVVELIGVVSLPKKPLTGTTQQVEIHVTKMYCLSRSSLNLPLVVEDAARSEADIEKSVKDGKPAARVLQDTRLNNRPLDLRTPANQATFRIQCHVQIAFREFLLSKGFLEIHTPKLIAGSSEGGSAVFRLDYKGQPACLAQSPQLHKQMAICGDMRRVFEVGPVFRAEDSFTHRHLCEFVGLDVEMEIRMHYSEIMDLVGDLFPFIFTKIEERCPKELESVRKQYPFQSLKFLPQTLRLTFAEGIQMLKEAGEEVDPLGDLNTESERKLGQLVLEKYKTEFYMLHRYPSAVRPFYTMPCEDDSNYSNSFDVFIRGEEIMSGAQRIHDPELLEKRARECGIDVMTISTYIDAFRYGAPPHGGFGVGLERVVMLLCALDNIRKTSLFPRDPKRLAP, via the exons ATGTCGTCATCCAACGAAGAGAAGATGAGCAAGAAAGCAGCAAAGAAGAGAGCCGCTAAACTGGAGAAGTTGTCCCGTAAACATGAACGAGAAGAAgccacatcatcatcatcttctcttcctctggaggaggaggatgaaTCGTTTTCCAGCAACTACGGTGACGTGACTCCTAAGTCGGCTGCAGGTAGATGCTGGAGAGAGGCTGTTGAAGGAAAAGAGCTCACTGATGTGAGCAACTTGGTTGAAGAGATTGTGGGGTCAGAGGTTTCCATCAGAGGTCGAGTGCACAATCATCGCTTAGTCGGTAAAAAATTGTTTGTCATCTTGAGGCAAAGTGTATCCAGTGTTCAATGCGTCGTGGAGGAGGCCCGAGTTGGTACAAGCATGTTTAAATTTGTCAGGCAGCTGAGTCATGAATCCGTTGTTGAGCTTATCGGTGTCGTCTCTCTCCCTAAGAAGCCTCTCACAGGAACCACTCAGCAG GTTGAAATACATGTCACAAAAATGTACTGCCTCAGCAGATCCTCGCTAAATTTACCACTTGTTGTGGAGGATGCTGCTCGAAGTGAAGCAGATATTGAAAAATCTGTCAAG GATGGCAAACCAGCTGCTCGTGTCCTTCAGGACACGCGTTTGAATAATAGGCCTCTTGACCTCAGAACACCGGCTAATCAAGCCACCTTCCGTATTCAGTGCCATGTCCAAATT GCGTTCAGAGAATTCTTACTATCCAAGGGGTTTCTTGAAATCCACACACCGAAATTGATCGCTGGCAGTAGTGAAGGAGGTTCGGCTGTATTTAGGTTGGACTACAAAGGGCAGCCTGCTTGTCTGGCTCAGTCTCCTCAGCTTCATAAGCAGATGGCGATATGTGGTGACATGCGTCGCGTCTTTGAGGTTGGTCCTGTTTTCAGAGCTGAAGACTCTTTCACTCATAGACACCTGTGTGAATTCGTGGGTCTTGATGTGGAGATGGAGATACGAATGCACTACTCTGAG ATTATGGATCTTGTGGGGGACTTGTTTCCGTTCATATTCACAAAAATAGAAGAAAGGTGCCCAAAGGAACTTGAATCTGTCAGAAAGCAATACCCATTTCAATCTTTGAAGTTTCTTCCGCAAACATTGAGACTAACCTTTGCAGAAGGGATTCAAATGCTTAAG GAAGCTGGCGAGGAGGTTGATCCTCTTGGTGATTTAAATACAGAATCTGAGAGGAAACTGGGCCAGCTTGTTCTGGAAAAGTACAAGACAGAGTTCTACATGCTGCATCGCTATCCATCGGCTGTCAGACCGTTCTACACGATGCCATGTGAAGACGATTCTAACTACAGCAACTCATTCGATGTCTTCATCAGAG GAGAGGAGATCATGTCAGGAGCTCAACGTATCCATGACCCAGAACTCTTGGAGAAGCGTGCAAGAGAATGCGGCATTGATGTCATGACAATATCCACATACATCGATGCATTCAG GTATGGTGCACCACCTCACGGTGGATTTGGAGTGGGGCTGGAGCGTGTGGTAATGCTCTTATGTGCCCTCGATAACATCCGCAAAACTTCTCTATTCCCTCGTGACCCAAAAAGGCTTGCTCCCTAA
- the LOC106398416 gene encoding glycine-rich protein 23, whose translation MAIRCLAVFLVALTVAQSVSATRPAPAKNVGAGLDDQKNFVAFAGIGGAAGVGGVGAGLGGVAGGVGGVAGVLPVGGVGGGIGGLGGVGGLGGGSGLGGGIGGIGGGSGLGGGVGGLGGVGGLGGVGGLGGIGGGSDCGGLTHP comes from the coding sequence ATGGCAATAAGGTGTTTAGCCGTGTTCCTCGTTGCTCTCACTGTGGCTCAGTCCGTCAGTGCCACAAGACCGGCCCCGGCCAAGAATGTCGGAGCTGGCCTTGATGACCAAAAGAACTTTGTTGCGTTTGCTGGGATCGGTGGAGCTGCTGGAGTTGGTGGTGTCGGAGCAGGTCTTGGTGGTGTAGCCGGTGGAGTCGGTGGTGTCGCCGGGGTTTTGCCTGTAGGCGGAGTAGGAGGAGGAATTGGTGGTTTAGGAGGTGTAGGTGGTCTAGGCGGTGGTTCAGGTCTCGGTGGTGGGATAGGTGGAATTGGTGGTGGTTCAGGTCTTGGTGGTGGTGTAGGTGGACTCGGCGGTGTAGGCGGTCTAGGCGGGGTTGGTGGCTTGGGAGGAATAGGCGGTGGAAGCGATTGCGGTGGTCTCACTCACCCTTGA
- the LOC125610005 gene encoding S-protein homolog 21-like, translating to MGKYILCFFLVLLSVDSINSYLMPPLFRKFNIEIVNQLGFNKKLKVHCKSGSHDFPITYLNIGENFQFKFTINLKTLYWCNLWQGPNYKHHVVFNAFLPDKDFIDGTCTGMDPNVCRWIAKEEGVYVLNKQFHGEYFIYKWDAPSRNTRVGAPASEYE from the exons atgggaaaatatatactatgttttttCCTTGTCCTCCTTTCTGTTGATTCTATAAACTCTTATTTGATGCCTCCCCTCTTCAGAAAATTCAATATTGAAATTGTAAACCAGCTAGGGTTTAACAAGAAACTCAAGGTTCATTGCAAGAGCGGAAGTCATGATTTTCCGATTACTTATCTTAATATCggcgaaaattttcaatttaagTTTACTATCAACCTAAAGACTCTGTATTGGTGTAATCTATGGCAG GGACCAAATTACAAACACCATGTGGTTTTTAATGCGTTTCTTCCGGACAAAGATTTTATAGATGGTACGTGTACTGGAATGGACCCTAATGTATGTAGGTGGATCGCAAAAGAAGAGGGAGTCTATGTCCTCAACAAGCAATTTCACGGAGAATACTTCATCTATAAATGGGATGCTCCCTCAAGAAACACTCGAGTGGGTGCACCTGCGAGTGAATATGAATGA
- the LOC106398700 gene encoding polyprotein of EF-Ts, chloroplastic has protein sequence MATVTPSSISKPWLVPGAAFTVKKNDCSIKCCFSRKAGKQIPPSTQRLVLPLSTSLKLFPTHGRHFVLHPHRTRATTETDVVAAAVEGQDSPPVAETDANDKSEEAAPAAPTQSRGTARPGRKSEMPAVKNEELVAGATFTGKVRAIQPFGAFIDFGAFTDGLVHVSQLSDTFVKDVASVVSVGQEVKVRLVEADIESKRISLTMRSNDDPPKRQSGGGGGGGDSKPRPGGKRGGQKKEDGFSSKYVKGQMLDGTVKNVTRSGAFITIGEGEEGFLPTNEEADDGIGSMMMGGGSSLQAGQEVKVRVLRIARGRVTLTMKEEDDGKFDETLSQGVVHTATNPFVLAFRKNEEIAAFLDKREEEAEKPVEPVKESEEAITSEKVDESLSVSSEETSEEVVSSETPKVEEEEVIETKAEEETEEQTETLAAAAEVEEVEKVEETPDVPPVPETKSEEEVSENSIPQSSATDEVSSPEAVVSEDVEKKEEVVAEVPVAEAVPDEVPSSEAVASEDVEKKEEVVAEVPVAETVPDEVSSPEAVATEDVEKVSEVPVAEAETPAAVVTEASSEETGIKAGISPALVKQLREETGAGMMDCKNALLESEGDMVKAQEYLRKKGLASADKKASRATAEGRIGSYIHDSRIGVLLEVNCETDFVSRGDIFKELVDDLAMQVAACPQVEYLVPEDVSEEIVKKEKEIEMQKEDLLSKPEQIREKIVEGRIKKRVDALALLEQPYIKDDKVIVKDLVKQRIATIGENIKVKRFIRYTLGEGLEKKSQDFAAEVAAQTAAKPKAEPEKEQPKAEELPKEAVPSPPTAVVSAGLVKQLREETGAGMMDCKKALAETGGDLEKAQEYLRKKGLSTADKKSSRLAAEGRIGSYIHDARIGVLIEVNCETDFVGRSEKFKELVDDLAMQAVANPQVQYVSIEDIPEEIKQKEKEIEMQREDLESKPENIKEKIVEGRISKRLGEMALLEQPFIKDDSVLVKDLVKQTVATLGENIKVRRFVKFTLGEDN, from the exons atggctacGGTTACTCCTTCCTCTATCAGCAAACCATGGCTCGTTCCCGGAGCAGCTTTCACTGTAAAGAAGAATGATTGCTCCATCAAATGTTGCTTCTCGCGCAAAGCTGGCAAACAGATACCACCATCAACTCAAAGACTCGTCCTTCCTCTTTCCACTTCGCTTAAACTGTTTCCTACTCATGGAAGACACTTTGTGCTGCATCCTCATCGTACTAGAGCCACCACAGAGACTGATGTTGTCGCGGCGGCTGTAGAGGGACAAGACTCTCCACCTGTTGCAGAAACCGATGCAAATGACAAGTCAGAAGAAGCTGCTCCTGCTGCTCCTACTCAGTCAAGGGGAACAGCAAGACCTGGAAGGAAGAGCGAGATGCCTGCGGTTAAGAACGAGGAGCTTGTTGCTGGTGCTACCTTCACTGGCAAAGTAAGAGCCATCCAGCCCTTTGGTGCGTTCATCGATTTTGGTGCTTTCACTGATGGATTAGTCCATGTCTCTCAACTGAGTGACACATTTGTTAAAGATGTTGCGAGTGTTGTCTCCGTTGGGCAAGAGGTGAAAGTGAGGCTTGTGGAAGCTGATATTGAGTCCAAACGTATCTCTCTCACTATGCGTTCCAATGACGATCCTCCTAAACGCCAgtccggtggtggtggtggtggtggtgatagTAAGCCGAGGCCCGGAGGGAAAAGAGGGGGACAGAAGAAGGAAGATGGCTTCAGCTCAAAGTATGTGAAAGGGCAGATGCTGGATGGGACGGTGAAGAATGTAACGAGGTCGGGTGCGTTTATTACGATTGGTGAAGGTGAAGAAGGGTTTCTGCCTACTAATGAGGAAGCAGATGATGGGATTGGGAGTATGATGATGGGTGGTGGGTCTTCGTTGCAAGCTGGACAAGAGGTTAAGGTTCGTGTGTTGAGGATAGCGAGGGGACGTGTTACTTTGACGATGAAAGAGGAGGATGATGGTAAGTTTGATGAGACGCTCAGTCAAGGGGTTGTGCATACTGCGACGAATCCGTTTGTGCTTGCTTTCCGTAAGAACGAGGAGATTGCTGCGTTTCTTGATAAGAGGGAGGAAGAAGCTGAGAAGCCAGTGGAGCCTGTGAAGGAATCAGAAGAAGCTATCACCTCTGAGAAAGTTGATGAGTCTTTATCTGTATCATCTGAAGAAACAAGTGAAGAGGTTGTTTCATCAGAAACTCCCAaggtagaggaagaagaagtgatAGAGACCAAAGCTGAAGAGGAGACAGAAGAGCAAACGGAAACACTTGCTGCAGCAGCTGAAGTTGAGGAGGTGGAAAAGGTTGAGGAAACGCCAGATGTTCCTCCAGTTCCAGAAACCAAAA GTGAAGAGGAAGTTTCTGAGAACTCTATTCCTCAAAGTTCAGCCACTGATGAAGTTTCATCTCCAGAGGCTGTGGTAAGTGAAGACGTTGAGAAGAAGGAGGAAGTGGTGGCTGAAGTACCTGTTGCTGAAGCTGTACCTGATGAAGTTCCATCTTCAGAAGCTGTAGCAAGTGAAGACGTTGAGAAGAAGGAGGAAGTGGTGGCTGAAGTACCTGTGGCTGAAACTGTACCTGATGAAGTTTCATCTCCAGAAGCTGTAGCAACTGAAGACGTTGAGAAAGTGTCCGAAGTACCTGTTGCTGAAGCTGAGACTCCTGCCGCAGTAGTCACAGAAGCTTCTTCTGAGGAAACTGGCATCAAAG CTGGCATTTCACCGGCCTTAGTGAAGCAGCTCAGAGAAGAAACAGGAGCAGGAATGATGGACTGCAAGAACGCTCTCTTGGAGAGCGAAGGCGACATGGTGAAAGCTCAAGAGTACCTCCGCAAGAAGGGACTAGCGAGCGCAGACAAGAAAGCCAGCAGAGCCACAGCCGAGGGAAGAATCGGTTCCTATATCCACGACAGCAGAATCGGTGTCCTCTTGGAGGTTAACTGTGAGACGGACTTCGTCTCACGCGGTGACATCTTCAAGGAACTGGTTGATGATCTGGCTATGCAG GTGGCTGCGTGCCCTCAAGTGGAGTACCTTGTACCTGAAGATGTTTCCGAAGAAATTGTGAAGAAGGAAAAGGAGATAGAGATGCAAAAGGAAGATCTTCTGTCGAAACCGGAGCAGATAAGGGAGAAGATAGTGGAAGGTCGGATAAAGAAGAGGGTAGACGCACTTGCATTGCTGGAGCAACCATACATTAAAGACGATAAGGTGATAGTGAAGGATCTCGTGAAGCAGAGGATTGCAACCATTGGAGAGAACATCAAGGTGAAGAGATTCATTAGGTACACTCTCGGAGAAGGCCTCGAGAAGAAGAGTCAGGACTTTGCTGCTGAGGTTGCTGCTCAAACCGCAGCTAAACCAAAAGCCGAACCAGAGAAAGAACAGCCAAAGGCTGAAGAGTTGCCCAAGGAAGCTGTTCCAAG TCCACCAACTGCAGTGGTTTCAGCTGGTCTTGTGAAGCAGCTGCGTGAAGAAACAGGAGCAGGGATGATGGATTGCAAGAAGGCGTTGGCGGAGACAGGAGGAGATCTTGAGAAAGCGCAAGAGTATCTCAGGAAGAAAGGTCTTTCAACAGCTGATAAGAAGTCAAGCAGGCTTGCAGCTGAAGGTAGAATCGGATCATACATCCACGATGCTCGCATTGGAGTTCTGATAGAAGTGAACTGCGAGACTGATTTCGTTGGAAGAAGCGAGAAGTTCAAGGAACTGGTTGATGATCTTGCAATGCAAGCAGTGGCTAATCCACAG GTGCAATATGTGTCCATCGAGGACATTCCAGAGGAGATAAAGCAGAAGGAAAAGGAGATAGAGATGCAAAGAGAGGATCTAGAGTCGAAACCAGAGAACATAAAGGAGAAGATTGTTGAAGGAAGGATCTCAAAGAGGCTTGGAGAAATGGCATTGCTTGAGCAGCCTTTCATTAAAGATGATAGCGTTCTGGTCAAGGATCTTGTGAAGCAAACGGTGGCTACTCTTGGTGAAAACATCAAGGTCAGGAGGTTTGTGAAGTTTACCCTTGGAGAAGACAACTGA
- the LOC106441068 gene encoding uncharacterized protein LOC106441068, with amino-acid sequence MNFGLPSIPWFNSNSSKKDVTMVETVTSTTSLLEQQDDQGQSLFGIKIWTFSLGSVFPWAATSRDGKQQKPTTINRGLKRHAVSRRSSRVNTVTTVHRFRPYVSKVPWHTGPRAFLSQLFPRYGHYCGPNWSSGKDGGSPIWDQRPIDWLDHCCYCHDIGYDTHDQAELLKADVAFLECLESNKRVVTRGDAQVAHFYKTMCITGLKNILIPYRSYLVKIQYGQNLLDFGWLVNGLSKRSWNFQKN; translated from the exons ATGAACTTTGGGTTACCGAGCATCCCCTGGTTTAACAGCAACAGCTCGAAGAAAGATGTAACCATGGTAGAAACCGTGACATCCACCACTTCTCTCCTTGAACAGCAAGATGATCAAGGGCAAAGCTTGTTCGGCATAAAGATATGGACTTTCTCCCTTGGTTCTGTGTTTCCTTGGGCTGCAACCTCACGTGATGGGAAGCAGCAGAAACCCACTACTATAAACAGAGGGTTAAAAAGGCATGCCGTGTCTCGCAGGTCATCTAGAGTTAACACTGTGACTACTGTCCATCGGTTTAGACCCTACGTGTCGAAGGTTCCGTGGCACACAGGGCCGAGAGCGTTTCTTTCTCAGCTTTTTCCGAGGTACGGGCATTACTGTGGACCGAATTGGTCTAGTGGGAAAGATGGGGGTTCGCCGATTTGGGATCAGAGGCCTATTGATTGGTTGGACCATTGCTGTTATTGCCATGATATTGGTTATGATACACATGACCAGGCTGAGTTGCTGAAAGCCGACGTGGCGTTTCTTGAGTGTTTGGAGTCGAACAAGCGCGTTGTTACTAGGGGTGATGCGCAAGTAGCTCACTTCTACAAGACAATGTGCATAACAG GTCTCAAGAACATACTGATACCTTACAGAAGCTACCTCGTGAAGATACAATACGGGCAAAATCTACTCGACTTTGGCTGGTTAGTGAACGGCCTTAGCAAGAGAAGCTGGAACTTCCAGAAGAATTGA
- the LOC106398506 gene encoding glycine-rich cell wall structural protein-like: MAKCLFSLFLVLALASAFASGARNIPGGLSDQKNYLGYGGGYSGIGDNGLPFGGVGGGVSGPGGNVGFGGLGGVGGGLGGGLGNGIGGGLGNGIGGGLGGGLGGGVGSGVGGGSTGGVHFP; the protein is encoded by the coding sequence ATGGCGAAGTGTCTTTTCAGTCTCTTCTTGGTTCTTGCCCTAGCCTCAGCTTTTGCTTCCGGAGCAAGAAACATCCCAGGAGGGCTCTCTGACCAGAAGAACTACCTCGGATACGGTGGCGGGTACTCCGGCATCGGAGACAACGGTTTACCTTTCGGTGGCGTCGGAGGGGGTGTGTCTGGTCCCGGTGGTAACGTTGGTTTTGGTGGACTTGGTGGTGTTGGTGGAGGCTTAGGCGGTGGCTTAGGAAATGGGATAGGCGGTGGTTTAGGAAACGGGATAGGCGGTGGATTAGGCGGTGGACTAGGTGGTGGAGTTGGTTCCGGAGTCGGTGGAGGAAGTACTGGAGGAGTTCATTTCCCTTGA